One window of Hydractinia symbiolongicarpus strain clone_291-10 chromosome 3, HSymV2.1, whole genome shotgun sequence genomic DNA carries:
- the LOC130635722 gene encoding uncharacterized protein LOC130635722 isoform X2 has product MQCQQKKKIRIYTVESVLACAAKCMKNWRCKSFSAQKTGNVNCGLLDGTLATNHYYIHKNYFYDNYEMQNMCTLNPFICEHGSVCFPNFDKNTYYCDWCFPPYYGAHCNLTDADVAKTPIPTEISQGKRASCETLKENFKISDENISYYDIYPWRDMRKLKVACQGGWMRILNIASPQNGSANHHTVTKLENLRATNFRVTTTVLNMLYKLIGFKKFRWVCQRNNSNVKDIEGNHKSPSIEMLKYLIGETNELPSSCHSIKYKDSIPVSCQSVVNKTLSSTTVPYESRNYREIINFGPGGNLTFSAGDGIFGCLDKPGDYMANDLYEIWVT; this is encoded by the exons ATGCAATgtcagcaaaagaaaaaaataag GATATACACAGTGGAGAGTGTTTTGGCATGCGCAGctaaatgtatgaaaaattggAGATGTAAAAGTTTCTCCGCACAGAAGACCGGAAATGTAAATTGTGGCCTTTTAGATGGAACTCTGGCTACCAACCAttattatatacataaaaattatttctacgACAATTATGAAATGCAG AATATGTGTACATTGAATCCGTTTATTTGTGAGCATGGAAGTGTGTGCTTTCCAAACTTTGATAAAAACACCTACTATTGTGATTGGTGCTTTCCACCTTACTATGGCGCTCACTGCAACCTCACTG ATGCAGATGTGGCCAAGACGCCAATACCAACTG aaatttcgcAAGGTAAAAGGGCTTCCTGTGAGACtttgaaagaaaattttaaaatttccgaTGAAAACATCAGCTATTACGACATATACCCTTGGAGGGATATGAGAAAGCTTAAAGTTGCCTGTCAGG GTGGATGGATGAGAATCCTCAACATTGCATCGCCACAAAATGGTTCTGCAAACCATCATACTGTCACTAAGTTGGAAAATCTGCGTGCAACCAACTTCAGAGTTACAACGACGGTGTTAAACATGCTCTACAAACTAATTGGCTTCAAAAAGTTTCGTTGGGTTTGCCAAAGAAACAATAGCAATGTGAAAGATATTGAGGGGAACCATAAGAGTCCGTCAATCGAAATGCTGAAATATTTGATCGGTGAAACAAATGAATTACCATCATCCTGCCATTCAATTAAATACAAAGACAGTATCCCAGTTTCGTGTCAAAGTGTCGTTAATAAGACATTGTCATCTACCACGGTGCCATATGAATCCCGAAACTACAgagaaattataaattttgGACCAGGCGGAAATTTAACATTCAGCGCTGGTGATGGAATTTTTGGATGTCTTGACAAGCCAGGAGATTATATGGCAAACGACTTGTACGAAATTTGGGTGACATGA
- the LOC130635722 gene encoding uncharacterized protein LOC130635722 isoform X1, giving the protein MSILLFSHFAQKFTDSGRFTKMFSILIGYLLFVKCVINAHVDVSVTQLPNSGAIITRTANFKKIPNFHSYFHIRIYTVESVLACAAKCMKNWRCKSFSAQKTGNVNCGLLDGTLATNHYYIHKNYFYDNYEMQNMCTLNPFICEHGSVCFPNFDKNTYYCDWCFPPYYGAHCNLTDADVAKTPIPTEISQGKRASCETLKENFKISDENISYYDIYPWRDMRKLKVACQGGWMRILNIASPQNGSANHHTVTKLENLRATNFRVTTTVLNMLYKLIGFKKFRWVCQRNNSNVKDIEGNHKSPSIEMLKYLIGETNELPSSCHSIKYKDSIPVSCQSVVNKTLSSTTVPYESRNYREIINFGPGGNLTFSAGDGIFGCLDKPGDYMANDLYEIWVT; this is encoded by the exons ATGagtattttacttttttctcaTTTCGCTCAGAAATTCACGGACAGTGGACGTTTCACTAAAATGTTCTCGATATTAATTGGATATTTACTTTTTGTGAAGTGCGTAATTAACGCTCACGTGGATGTTAGTGTAACGCAACTTCCAAACAGTGGTGCAATAATCACAAGAACGGCCAACTTTAAGAAAATTCCAAATTTCCACTCGTATTTCCATATTAGGATATACACAGTGGAGAGTGTTTTGGCATGCGCAGctaaatgtatgaaaaattggAGATGTAAAAGTTTCTCCGCACAGAAGACCGGAAATGTAAATTGTGGCCTTTTAGATGGAACTCTGGCTACCAACCAttattatatacataaaaattatttctacgACAATTATGAAATGCAG AATATGTGTACATTGAATCCGTTTATTTGTGAGCATGGAAGTGTGTGCTTTCCAAACTTTGATAAAAACACCTACTATTGTGATTGGTGCTTTCCACCTTACTATGGCGCTCACTGCAACCTCACTG ATGCAGATGTGGCCAAGACGCCAATACCAACTG aaatttcgcAAGGTAAAAGGGCTTCCTGTGAGACtttgaaagaaaattttaaaatttccgaTGAAAACATCAGCTATTACGACATATACCCTTGGAGGGATATGAGAAAGCTTAAAGTTGCCTGTCAGG GTGGATGGATGAGAATCCTCAACATTGCATCGCCACAAAATGGTTCTGCAAACCATCATACTGTCACTAAGTTGGAAAATCTGCGTGCAACCAACTTCAGAGTTACAACGACGGTGTTAAACATGCTCTACAAACTAATTGGCTTCAAAAAGTTTCGTTGGGTTTGCCAAAGAAACAATAGCAATGTGAAAGATATTGAGGGGAACCATAAGAGTCCGTCAATCGAAATGCTGAAATATTTGATCGGTGAAACAAATGAATTACCATCATCCTGCCATTCAATTAAATACAAAGACAGTATCCCAGTTTCGTGTCAAAGTGTCGTTAATAAGACATTGTCATCTACCACGGTGCCATATGAATCCCGAAACTACAgagaaattataaattttgGACCAGGCGGAAATTTAACATTCAGCGCTGGTGATGGAATTTTTGGATGTCTTGACAAGCCAGGAGATTATATGGCAAACGACTTGTACGAAATTTGGGTGACATGA